Proteins encoded by one window of Sphingomonas ginkgonis:
- the recF gene encoding DNA replication/repair protein RecF (All proteins in this family for which functions are known are DNA-binding proteins that assist the filamentation of RecA onto DNA for the initiation of recombination or recombinational repair.) — MPLARLTLTDFRNHADAALSPGPGFVCLFGENGAGKTNILEAVSMLAPGRGLRGTPLSEMARQAGPGGWAVAARLGVTEVDLGTGTLPAAPERRVVRINGAPTAVTALSEWLAVLWLTPAMDRLFTGPAGDRRRFLDRLVLALEPGHAHHAARYEAAMRARNKLLAEPEGADPDWLAALEAGMAEHGAALDAARRRTVDALGEALAGVPEDRFPRARIALQGWAGGELTRILRANRGRDAAAGRATEGPHRQDLAVTHLAKDQPASLGSTGEQKGLLLGLVLAHAELVAERRGTAPILLLDEVAAHLDPTRRADLFGRLEGRGQVWMTATEAALFDGIGDASRYRVSSGVVSPV, encoded by the coding sequence GTGCCGCTCGCCCGCCTGACCCTCACCGATTTTCGCAACCACGCGGACGCGGCGCTCAGTCCCGGGCCGGGCTTCGTCTGCCTGTTCGGAGAAAATGGCGCGGGCAAGACCAACATCCTTGAGGCGGTGTCGATGCTCGCGCCGGGGCGCGGGCTTCGCGGAACGCCGCTGAGCGAGATGGCGCGGCAGGCGGGCCCCGGCGGCTGGGCGGTCGCAGCGCGGCTCGGCGTGACCGAGGTCGACCTCGGCACCGGCACGCTCCCCGCCGCACCCGAGCGCCGGGTTGTCCGCATCAATGGAGCGCCGACGGCGGTCACCGCTCTGTCCGAGTGGCTGGCGGTGCTGTGGCTGACTCCGGCGATGGACCGGCTGTTTACCGGGCCGGCCGGCGACCGCCGCCGCTTCCTCGACCGGCTGGTGCTCGCGCTCGAGCCAGGGCACGCCCACCATGCCGCGCGCTACGAGGCGGCGATGCGCGCGCGCAACAAGCTGCTGGCCGAGCCCGAGGGGGCAGACCCCGACTGGCTCGCCGCGCTCGAAGCCGGAATGGCCGAGCATGGCGCGGCGCTTGACGCGGCTCGCCGGCGCACCGTGGACGCGCTCGGCGAGGCGCTGGCCGGGGTTCCCGAGGATCGCTTCCCACGCGCGCGTATTGCGCTCCAGGGCTGGGCCGGCGGAGAGCTGACCCGCATCCTGCGCGCCAACCGCGGGCGCGACGCCGCCGCAGGCCGCGCCACCGAGGGCCCGCATCGCCAGGACCTCGCCGTCACCCACCTCGCCAAGGACCAGCCCGCCAGCCTTGGCTCGACCGGGGAGCAGAAGGGCCTGCTGCTCGGCCTCGTCCTTGCCCATGCCGAACTGGTGGCCGAGCGGCGCGGAACCGCGCCCATCCTCCTTCTCGACGAGGTCGCCGCCCACCTTGACCCCACCCGTCGCGCCGACCTGTTCGGGCGGCTGGAAGGCCGCGGGCAGGTGTGGATGACGGCGACCGAAGCGGCGCTTTTTGACGGGATCGGAGACGCCAGCCGCTACCGCGTGAGCAGCGGAGTCGTTTCTCCGGTCTGA
- a CDS encoding response regulator produces the protein MKSKDRGMDQEGGPACPRGMSEPERERDALPMLRLVAENSSDLVVVLGEDGVTRFVSPAARALLGLLPEEVAGHLLTEFVHPDDRVRLRRACHRAWATLRAPPVRFRVRDARFGERWLEGQARLVSGIPGSSSGGAGLVLNIHDIDARLRAERVANEASAKLREVSRLLNLAEVLADVGHFRIETGSAQVDCSHEACRLVGQSRTVISAREALRLIDSGDRLLLLRQVRSARRSSLISRFRVRLAGNLPSRVNVEIRLYREESATHCRPGLVGVLGRTDTILGPFCPLEPERPAPPSARRLPPQSHGAAFAPFDDRPRLRPASCPPLALLLADDNPLGLALMRDQLRALGHHVRIAEDGRSALGLALAERFDCIFMDVQMPELDGVAATRAIRTSAGPNAAAPILALLPDRSRERARFLAQAGFTDVLAKPLDPVMLEQRLASLSIGVDTAAAVAATGHGPVLVPA, from the coding sequence ATGAAGAGCAAGGACAGGGGGATGGACCAGGAAGGCGGACCGGCATGCCCGCGCGGCATGTCAGAGCCGGAGCGCGAGCGCGATGCGCTGCCGATGCTCCGGCTGGTGGCGGAGAATAGCAGCGACCTGGTGGTGGTGCTCGGCGAGGATGGGGTTACCCGCTTCGTTTCGCCTGCCGCTCGCGCGCTTCTCGGCTTGCTTCCGGAGGAGGTCGCTGGCCACCTGCTGACCGAGTTCGTCCATCCTGACGATCGCGTCAGGCTCCGCCGGGCTTGCCACCGGGCTTGGGCCACGTTGCGCGCGCCACCCGTCCGCTTTCGGGTTCGTGACGCGCGCTTCGGCGAGCGCTGGCTCGAAGGTCAAGCCCGGCTGGTCTCGGGCATTCCCGGCTCTTCGAGTGGCGGGGCCGGACTGGTGCTCAACATCCATGACATCGACGCGCGGCTCCGCGCCGAGCGGGTCGCGAACGAGGCCTCGGCCAAGCTGCGGGAGGTCAGCCGGCTGCTCAACCTCGCCGAGGTGCTCGCCGACGTGGGGCATTTCCGCATCGAGACCGGCTCGGCGCAGGTCGACTGCTCGCACGAGGCCTGCCGCCTGGTTGGCCAGTCCCGAACCGTGATCAGCGCTCGCGAGGCGCTTCGCCTGATCGACTCCGGCGACCGCCTGCTCCTCCTTCGCCAAGTACGCTCAGCCCGGCGCAGCAGTCTGATCTCACGCTTCCGAGTCCGGCTTGCCGGCAACCTGCCGTCACGCGTCAACGTCGAGATCCGCCTCTACCGCGAGGAGAGTGCCACCCATTGCCGCCCAGGCCTGGTGGGAGTCCTCGGCCGAACGGACACGATCTTGGGTCCTTTCTGCCCACTCGAGCCGGAGCGTCCGGCACCGCCATCGGCGCGCCGTCTACCACCGCAATCGCATGGGGCAGCGTTCGCGCCGTTCGACGATCGCCCACGGCTTCGGCCGGCCAGTTGTCCGCCGCTCGCCCTGCTGCTTGCCGACGACAATCCCCTCGGGCTGGCGCTGATGCGCGATCAGTTGCGGGCACTCGGCCATCACGTCCGCATTGCCGAGGACGGACGAAGCGCGCTTGGGCTCGCCCTCGCCGAGCGGTTCGACTGCATCTTCATGGACGTGCAGATGCCGGAGCTCGATGGGGTGGCGGCGACCCGCGCGATCCGCACCTCGGCGGGACCGAACGCGGCCGCCCCGATCCTTGCTCTGTTGCCAGATCGCTCGCGCGAGCGCGCCCGTTTCCTGGCTCAGGCCGGCTTCACCGACGTGCTTGCCAAGCCGCTCGACCCGGTCATGCTCGAGCAGCGGCTCGCAAGCCTCAGCATCGGCGTCGATACCGCGGCTGCGGTCGCCGCGACGGGGCACGGTCCGGTACTGGTCCCCGCTTAA
- a CDS encoding DEAD/DEAH box helicase → MTQFTDLGLSKPLLAALAAKNYTTPTPIQAKAIPPVLAGKDLLGIAQTGTGKTAAFMLPSLDRLVAASKGRLVPGRARMLVLAPTRELAAQIAESARTYAKGQPLSVGVIFGGVPVPRSLREVSRGLDVLVATPGRLLDLVDQRALDLSALEILVLDEADQMLDLGFIHALKRIVKLIPAKRQTLFFSATMPKLIKQLADSYLTSPVEVSVTPVATTAERVEQHVTFVNQAEKVALLTIFFQNTKIERALVFSRTKHGADKIVRFLEAGGIASSAIHGNKSQANRERALAQFRSGEVPILVATDIAARGIDIPGVSHVINFDLPDVPEQYVHRIGRTARAGASGIAIAYCSDDERGNLRDIEKLTRQKLLPAPLPTGFNAAVEAMKALKPAPRRAPQPQQRNKRNESGARGHSRDPQRFGLPRNDPRSDMPEERNGPREGGRSMRGVPGAARGPVGNPIRSGGQPGSAQPQQRHGGQRPGGGNGGGGRPNGGQRRRGGGGQRRAG, encoded by the coding sequence TTGACCCAATTCACCGATCTTGGCCTGTCCAAGCCGCTTCTCGCTGCGCTGGCCGCCAAGAACTACACCACTCCGACGCCGATCCAGGCCAAGGCGATCCCGCCGGTGCTCGCCGGCAAGGACCTGCTCGGCATCGCGCAGACCGGTACCGGCAAGACCGCCGCCTTCATGCTCCCCAGCCTCGACCGGCTGGTCGCCGCGTCCAAGGGCCGTCTGGTCCCTGGCCGTGCCCGGATGCTGGTCCTCGCCCCGACCCGCGAGCTTGCGGCGCAGATTGCGGAGAGCGCTCGGACCTACGCCAAGGGCCAGCCGCTCAGCGTCGGCGTGATCTTCGGCGGCGTGCCGGTGCCCCGCTCGTTGCGCGAAGTGTCGCGCGGGCTGGACGTGCTGGTCGCCACCCCGGGCCGGCTGCTCGACCTCGTCGACCAGCGTGCGCTCGACCTGTCGGCGTTAGAGATCCTCGTCCTCGATGAGGCCGACCAGATGCTCGATCTCGGCTTCATCCATGCGCTCAAGCGAATCGTGAAGCTGATCCCTGCAAAGCGGCAGACCCTGTTCTTCTCGGCGACCATGCCGAAGCTGATCAAGCAGCTCGCCGACAGCTACCTGACCAGTCCGGTCGAAGTGTCGGTCACCCCGGTTGCCACCACCGCCGAGCGCGTCGAGCAGCACGTCACCTTCGTCAACCAGGCGGAGAAGGTCGCGCTGCTGACCATCTTCTTCCAGAATACGAAGATCGAGCGCGCCCTCGTCTTCAGCCGGACCAAGCATGGCGCCGACAAGATCGTCCGCTTCCTCGAGGCGGGCGGGATCGCGTCGAGCGCGATCCACGGCAACAAGAGCCAGGCCAACCGCGAGCGGGCGCTGGCCCAGTTCCGCTCGGGCGAGGTGCCGATCCTGGTCGCGACCGACATCGCCGCGCGCGGGATCGACATCCCGGGCGTCAGCCATGTCATCAACTTCGACCTGCCCGACGTTCCCGAGCAGTATGTGCACCGCATTGGGCGCACCGCGCGCGCCGGCGCGAGCGGGATCGCCATCGCCTATTGCTCGGACGACGAGCGCGGCAACCTCCGGGACATCGAGAAGCTGACCCGGCAGAAGCTGCTGCCGGCGCCGCTCCCGACCGGCTTCAACGCCGCGGTCGAGGCGATGAAGGCGCTCAAGCCCGCACCACGCCGTGCACCTCAGCCCCAGCAGCGCAACAAGCGCAACGAGAGCGGCGCGCGCGGCCATTCGCGCGATCCGCAGCGCTTCGGGCTGCCGCGCAACGATCCACGGAGCGACATGCCGGAAGAGCGCAACGGCCCGCGCGAGGGCGGCCGCAGCATGCGCGGCGTGCCAGGCGCGGCGCGCGGTCCGGTCGGCAATCCGATCCGCTCCGGCGGCCAGCCGGGCAGTGCTCAGCCGCAGCAGCGCCACGGCGGTCAGCGTCCGGGCGGCGGGAATGGCGGCGGCGGTCGCCCGAACGGCGGCCAGCGTCGCCGTGGCGGCGGCGGCCAGCGCCGCGCCGGCTAG
- a CDS encoding fasciclin domain-containing protein has translation MRNSVSRSGLAFALAVLAGCHQQPGNNAAANQAGTNQAAKGSEGGSKLSDGLGNDRKFAAAIHQAGLDRTLAGQGPYTVLAPTDAAFDKIPPATKAAMMKPEGRQQLTQLLTFHILPGVILAADIDRAIQNGKGTTKLATMNGETISASKENGSIVLSDRHGGKARLASGDEQHSNGVLHQLDGVLSPG, from the coding sequence ATGAGGAACAGCGTCTCGCGGAGCGGGCTGGCTTTTGCACTTGCGGTGCTGGCGGGCTGCCACCAGCAGCCGGGCAACAACGCCGCGGCCAATCAGGCCGGGACAAACCAGGCGGCAAAAGGCAGCGAGGGCGGCTCCAAGCTCTCCGACGGGCTCGGCAACGACAGGAAGTTCGCCGCCGCGATCCACCAGGCCGGGCTCGACCGGACCCTGGCGGGGCAGGGCCCTTACACGGTGCTCGCCCCTACCGACGCCGCCTTCGACAAGATCCCGCCGGCGACCAAGGCGGCGATGATGAAGCCAGAGGGCCGGCAGCAGCTGACCCAACTGCTGACCTTTCACATCCTGCCCGGAGTGATCCTCGCCGCCGACATCGATCGCGCCATTCAGAATGGCAAAGGCACGACGAAGCTGGCGACGATGAACGGGGAGACGATCAGCGCCAGCAAGGAGAATGGCAGCATCGTCCTGTCCGATAGACATGGCGGCAAGGCCCGGCTGGCCAGCGGCGACGAGCAGCATAGCAATGGCGTTCTCCACCAGCTCGACGGGGTGCTGAGCCCCGGCTGA
- the dnaN gene encoding DNA polymerase III subunit beta, producing the protein MKATIERATLLKSLSHVQSVVERRNTIPILSNVLLEAQDSGALRLMATDLDLQVDETVAANVAQPGATTVSAHTLFDIVRKLPEGSQVELSAAEGKMQLTAGRSRFNLSTLPRDDFPVIAEGELPTRFELPAATLRQIIDKTRFAISSEETRYYLMGIFLHVADDQLKAAATDGHRLARVTVAKPDGADGMPDVIVPKKCVQELRRLLDEVEGTVEISLSPTKVRFTLGHAVLTSKLIDGTFPDYNRVIPTANDKLLKLDPKSFSAGVDRVSTIASEKTRAVKIALDRDRVTLSVTSPENGTAAEELAADYGADGLEIGFNARYLLDILGQMDGDTIEVHLADAAAPTLLRENDKSSALYVLMPMRV; encoded by the coding sequence ATGAAGGCGACGATTGAACGGGCCACCCTGCTCAAGAGCCTCAGCCATGTTCAATCGGTGGTCGAGCGGCGCAACACCATCCCGATCCTCTCCAACGTCCTGCTCGAGGCGCAGGACAGCGGCGCGCTTCGCCTTATGGCGACCGACCTCGACCTTCAGGTCGACGAGACGGTCGCCGCCAATGTGGCCCAGCCCGGCGCCACCACCGTGTCGGCCCACACCCTGTTCGACATCGTCCGCAAGTTGCCCGAGGGGAGCCAGGTCGAGCTGTCGGCGGCCGAGGGCAAGATGCAGCTCACCGCCGGCCGCTCGCGCTTCAACCTGTCCACGCTGCCCCGCGACGACTTCCCGGTGATCGCCGAAGGCGAGTTGCCGACCCGCTTCGAGCTGCCGGCCGCGACACTCCGCCAGATCATCGACAAGACCCGCTTTGCCATCTCGTCGGAAGAAACCCGCTATTATCTGATGGGGATCTTCCTCCACGTGGCCGACGACCAGCTGAAGGCCGCCGCGACCGACGGGCACCGATTGGCGCGGGTCACCGTCGCCAAGCCCGACGGCGCCGACGGAATGCCCGACGTGATCGTTCCCAAGAAGTGCGTGCAGGAGCTCCGCCGCCTGCTCGACGAGGTCGAGGGCACCGTCGAGATCTCGCTGTCGCCGACCAAGGTCCGTTTCACGCTCGGCCATGCGGTGCTGACCAGCAAGCTGATCGACGGCACCTTCCCCGATTATAACCGGGTCATCCCGACCGCCAACGACAAGCTCCTCAAGCTCGACCCGAAGAGCTTCTCGGCGGGTGTCGACCGGGTCTCGACCATTGCCAGCGAGAAGACCCGCGCGGTCAAGATTGCGCTCGACCGCGACCGCGTGACTCTTTCGGTCACCAGCCCGGAGAACGGCACCGCCGCCGAGGAACTCGCCGCCGATTATGGCGCCGATGGGCTCGAGATCGGGTTCAATGCCCGATACCTGCTCGACATCCTCGGCCAGATGGACGGCGACACGATCGAAGTCCATCTCGCCGACGCCGCCGCGCCGACCCTGCTGCGCGAGAACGACAAGTCCAGCGCGCTCTACGTCCTCATGCCGATGCGGGTGTGA